In Phragmites australis chromosome 16, lpPhrAust1.1, whole genome shotgun sequence, one DNA window encodes the following:
- the LOC133895322 gene encoding DEAD-box ATP-dependent RNA helicase 42-like, protein MASGDDERSTVTASSSKHHHHGKDKDRDRNRDGSSSSHHRDKDRGRSSRHHRDDKDGDPDRHHREKDRDREERKARKREREKEKERARRREERDRDRSRRRDADGEEDDSSDRKRRRRSSHQHREAELEAAPAPREEEPKRGQQMKYVEDMEAEQQRLEYEMERRRRRIKEWQESRREQQDAGAAAADADGGGKAGKNWTLEGEESDEEGDKEDDNKLEENGSGGAMDVGIQNGANDTSGRADMEEDEIDPLDAFMNSMELPEVAKLESAAAAVDGVRSSSVDDKNTKDAVSNGDKKGLRRAMGRIMQGDDSDSDCDDAEDDDAGLEDEDDEEFMKRVKKTKVDKLAVVDHSRIDYQPFRKNFYIEVTDITKMTSDEVAVYRKQLELKVHGKDVPKPMKTWVQSGQTSKLLDTIKKLDFEKPMPIQAQALPVIMSGRDCIGVAKTGSGKTLAFVLPMLRHVKDQPPVVPGDGPIGLIVAPTRELVVQIHSDIKKFAKVLGINCVAIYGGSGVAQQISELKRGAEIVVCTPGRMIDILCTSNGKITNLRRVTFLVMDEADRMFDMGFEPQITRIIQNTRPDRQTVLFSATFPRQVEMLARKVLTKPIEIQVGGRSVVNKDITQLVEVRPESERFFRLLELLGKWFVKGKILVFVHSQDKCDSLLKDLFQHGYRCLSLHGGKDQSDRESTVADFKSNFCSLLIATSVAARGLDVKELELVVNYDVPNHYEDYVHRVGRTGRAGRKGSAVTFISKEEERYAPDLVKALELSEQAVPDDLKVLADRFMAKVNQGTEQTHGTGYGGSGFKFNEEEDEARKSTKKAQAREYGYEEVKSDSDSDEEGVRKAGDDLDAQAGGDPGANDDTRARAIETIARIQRHAAPEHYEAELEINDFPQHSRWRITHKETLGPIQEGGAAITIRGTYIPHGKIVGANERKLYLFIEGSTESCVKKAKADLKRVLEDCANQALNLPRSAQTKKYSVI, encoded by the coding sequence ATGGCTTCCGGCGACGACGAGCGCAGCACCGTCACTGCCTCGTCCTCGAAGCACCACCACCACGGTAAGGACAAGGACCGGGACCGCAACCGCGATGGCTCCTCATCCAGCCACCACCGCGACAAGGACCGCGGCCGCTCCTCTCGCCACCACCGCGACGACAAGGACGGCGATCCGGATCGCCACCACAGGGAAAAGGATCGGGATCGCGAGGAGAGGAAGGCGCGGAAGCGGGAgcgggagaaggagaaggaacgGGCGCGGCGCCGCGAGGAGAGGGACAGGGATAGATCGAGACGGCGGGATGCggatggggaggaggacgacagcAGCGACCGCAAGCGCCGTCGCCGGTCCTCGCACCAACACCGGGAAGCGGAGCTGGAGGCGGCGCCCGCGCccagggaggaggagccgaAGAGGGGGCAGCAGATGAAGTACGTGGAGGACATGGAGGCCGAGCAACAGCGACTTGAGTACGAGAtggagcgccgccgccgccgcatcaaGGAGTGGCAGGAGAGCCGTCGCGAGCAGCAGGATGCCGGGGCCGCGGCAGCTGATGCGGACGGTGGTGGCAAGGCGGGGAAGAATTGGACCTTGGAGGGCGAGGAGTCTGACGAGGAGGGGGATAAGGAGGATGACAACAAGTTGGAGGAGAATGGAAGCGGCGGTGCCATGGATGTTGGTATACAGAACGGGGCTAATGATACCAGTGGCCGTGCTGATATGGAGGAGGACGAGATTGATCCGCTTGATGCATTCATGAACTCAATGGAATTGCCGGAAGTTGCAAAGCTGGAGAGTGCTGCAGCAGCAGTGGATGGTGTACGGTCTTCTAGTGTGGATGATAAAAACACGAAGGATGCTGTCAGTAATGGGGATAAGAAAGGATTGAGGAGGGCCATGGGGAGAATAATGCAAGGGGATGACTCAGACTCGGATTGCGATGATGCTGAGGATGATGATGCTGGAttggaggatgaggatgatgaggagTTCATGAAGCGTGTGAAGAAGACAAAGGTCGACAAGCTGGCTGTTGTGGACCATTCCAGGATTGACTACCAGCCGTTTCGGAAGAATTTCTACATTGAGGTAACGGATATCACAAAGATGACATCCGACGAAGTGGCCGTCTACCGGAAGCAGTTGGAGCTCAAGGTGCATGGGAAAGATGTGCCGAAACCAATGAAGACATGGGTACAGAGTGGGCAGACTagcaagctcctcgacaccATCAAGAAGCTTGATTTTGAGAAACCGATGCCTATACAAGCACAAGCGTTGCCGGTCATAATGAGTGGGCGTGATTGTATAGGAGTTGCAAAAACTGGATCCGGCAAGACTCTCGCATTTGTCCTTCCGATGCTGAGGCATGTCAAAGACCAACCGCCTGTTGTTCCTGGAGATGGCCCTATTGGGCTCATTGTGGCTCCTACCAGAGAGCTTGTGGTGCAGATACACTCAGACATTAAGAAGTTTGCTAAGGTGCTTGGCATCAATTGTGTTGCTATCTATGGAGGTTCGGGGGTTGCCCAGCAGATCAGTGAACTGAAACGGGGTGCTGAAATCGTCGTTTGTACACCGGGCAGGATGATAGATATCCTTTGCACTAGCAATGGGAAAATTACTAACCTTCGGAGAGTGACGTTCTTGGTGATGGATGAAGCTGATAGGATGTTCGACATGGGTTTTGAGCCTCAGATTACTAGGATAATTCAGAACACCAGGCCAGATAGGCAGACAGTACTTTTCTCAGCCACTTTTCCGCGGCAGGTGGAGATGCTGGCACGTAAGGTGCTGACTAAGCCCATCGAGATTCAGGTGGGTGGGAGGAGTGTCGTGAACAAAGATATCACACAACTAGTTGAGGTGCGGCCAGAAAGTGAGAGGTTCTTCAGGCTGTTAGAGTTGCTTGGCAAGTGGTTTGTTAAGGGGAAAATTCTTGTTTTTGTCCACTCACAAGATAAATGTGATTctctacttaaagacttgttcCAGCATGGATATCGATGCCTGTCTCTACATGGTGGTAAAGATCAATCTGACCGTGAATCAACTGTTGCTGATTTCAAGAGCAATTTCTGCAGCTTGCTAATAGCAACTAGCGTTGCTGCTCGGGGTTTAGATGTGAAAGAACTTGAACTGGTTGTCAATTATGATGTCCCGAACCATTATGAGGACTATGTTCATCGTGTTGGGCGAACAGGCCGTGCTGGTAGAAAGGGCTCTGCTGTGACTTTTATTTCCAAGGAAGAGGAGCGGTATGCGCCAGACCTTGTGAAGGCTCTGGAGCTCTCTGAACAGGCTGTTCCAGATGACCTGAAAGTCTTAGCTGATCGGTTTATGGCAAAGGTGAATCAGGGAACAGAGCAGACCCATGGTACTGGTTATGGTGGAAGCGGCTTCAAGTTCAATGAGGAAGAGGATGAAGCACGAAAGTCCACAAAGAAGGCTCAGGCAAGGGAATATGGATACGAGGAGGTCAAGTCAGATTCAGATTCTGATGAGGAAGGGGTGCGTAAGGCAGGAGATGACTTGGATGCACAGGCAGGAGGTGACCCGGGCGCAAATGATGATACCAGAGCTCGTGCTATTGAGACTATTGCGAGGATACAGCGCCATGCAGCTCCAGAGCACTATGAGGCTGAACTTGAGATTAATGATTTCCCACAGCATTCTCGCTGGAGGATCACTCACAAGGAGACATTGGGTCCTATTCAGGAAGGTGGAGCTGCTATCACTATAAGGGGAACATATATTCCTCATGGAAAAATTGTTGGTGCGAATGAGCGCAAGCTGTACCTGTTTATAGAGGGTTCCACTGAGTCTTGTGTGAAGAAGGCGAAAGCAGACTTGAAACGTGTCCTTGAGGATTGTGCGAACCAGGCTCTGAATCTTCCTAGATCTGCTCAAACTAAAAAATACTCTGTTATTTGA